One segment of Microbacterium arborescens DNA contains the following:
- a CDS encoding ABC transporter permease subunit produces the protein MSVPQGTVSESAPPPRSPDRSQQPEPHGRRWSGIGWGFIVKLVLMAIVNAFGLMGVFAAVQAESWLIATAAAVLLLAADVVYFTKRALPLKYLLPGLAFLLVFQVFIFGYTAYIAFTNYGAGHVGSQEQAVAAALAQGERRIDTSPSYPLSVVEQGGEYGFAIVDDGEIKAGAIDRPLEVVGETSGAGAPTDVPGWNVVPRGTFLGDPALQEQIVELRVPVSDDPNDGSIRTRDGSTGAVYLSTLTWDADAQTITDTASGAVYTATADGRFVSPDGAALPTGWVVNVGFDNFLRLATDPGLLEPLALVTLWTFVWAALSVIIPFAMGLVVALIFNDPRVKGRKVLRTLFILPYAFPAFMSALLFRGMFNAEFGVINEFFFGGANIDWLGDPWLARIAVLFVNVWLTYPYYFLVCTGALQALPSDSLEAASIDGAGRFRQFRAIVLPLVLVSTAPLLISSFAFSFNNFTVIYMFNSGGPAIPGAPYALGSTDILISAIWRISGVSGGAADYGLASALSILVFVVIGVISALAFRQTRKLEEYQ, from the coding sequence ATGTCGGTCCCCCAGGGAACCGTGAGCGAGAGCGCACCGCCGCCTCGCTCCCCCGATCGGTCGCAGCAGCCCGAACCGCACGGCCGACGCTGGTCGGGCATCGGCTGGGGCTTCATCGTGAAGCTTGTGCTGATGGCGATCGTCAATGCCTTCGGCCTGATGGGGGTGTTCGCCGCCGTCCAAGCCGAGTCGTGGCTCATCGCGACCGCCGCGGCCGTCCTGCTCCTCGCCGCCGACGTCGTCTACTTCACCAAGCGCGCACTGCCGCTGAAGTACCTGCTGCCGGGCTTGGCGTTCCTGCTCGTCTTCCAGGTCTTCATCTTCGGCTACACCGCGTACATCGCCTTCACCAACTACGGTGCCGGCCACGTGGGCTCGCAGGAGCAGGCGGTGGCTGCCGCCCTCGCCCAGGGCGAGCGCCGCATCGACACCTCGCCGTCGTACCCGCTCTCGGTCGTCGAGCAGGGTGGCGAGTACGGCTTCGCGATCGTCGACGACGGTGAGATCAAGGCCGGCGCCATCGACCGGCCGCTCGAGGTCGTGGGCGAGACGTCGGGCGCAGGCGCTCCCACCGATGTCCCCGGCTGGAACGTCGTGCCGCGCGGCACCTTCCTCGGCGACCCCGCCCTTCAGGAGCAGATCGTCGAGCTTCGGGTACCCGTCTCCGACGACCCCAACGACGGCTCGATCCGAACGCGCGACGGCTCCACCGGTGCGGTGTACCTGTCGACGCTGACCTGGGATGCCGACGCGCAGACCATCACCGACACGGCATCCGGCGCCGTGTACACCGCGACCGCCGACGGACGATTCGTCTCCCCTGACGGAGCGGCCCTCCCGACCGGCTGGGTCGTGAACGTCGGGTTCGACAACTTCCTGCGCCTCGCCACCGACCCCGGGCTCCTCGAGCCGCTCGCCCTCGTCACGCTCTGGACATTCGTCTGGGCGGCGCTGTCGGTGATCATCCCGTTCGCGATGGGCCTCGTCGTGGCGCTCATCTTCAACGATCCTCGGGTGAAGGGCCGCAAGGTCCTCCGGACCCTGTTCATCCTCCCCTACGCCTTCCCGGCGTTCATGTCGGCCCTGTTGTTCCGCGGCATGTTCAACGCCGAGTTCGGAGTCATCAACGAGTTCTTCTTCGGGGGCGCCAACATCGACTGGCTCGGCGACCCCTGGCTGGCTCGCATCGCCGTGCTCTTCGTCAACGTCTGGCTGACGTACCCGTACTACTTCCTGGTGTGCACGGGCGCCCTGCAGGCGCTGCCGTCCGACAGCCTCGAGGCCGCATCGATCGACGGCGCCGGGAGGTTCCGGCAGTTCCGCGCGATCGTCCTGCCGCTCGTGCTGGTGTCGACGGCTCCCCTGCTGATCTCGTCATTCGCGTTCAGCTTCAACAACTTCACCGTCATCTACATGTTCAACAGCGGCGGGCCGGCGATCCCCGGTGCGCCGTACGCGCTCGGCTCCACCGACATCCTGATCTCCGCGATCTGGCGCATCTCGGGAGTCTCGGGCGGCGCTGCCGACTACGGCCTGGCCAGTGCCCTGTCGATCCTCGTGTTCGTCGTGATCGGCGTGATCTCCGCCCTGGCGTTCCGCCAGACCCGCAAGCTGGAGGAGTACCAGTGA
- a CDS encoding sugar ABC transporter permease codes for MSATTTVATTPSRVGARRRRWLLEVGWKYLVALVILFYAMFPLLYVVSAALNPRGSLAASNQLFGVFDVANFASLGGTSYWTWYGNTLIVSGASAVGAVLMGAAAAYAFSRFRFRGRRAGLTSLLIIQMFPQALAFVAIFLMLLALGEVFPALGLNSKIALICVYLGGALGVNTFLMYGFFNTIPMELDESAKIDGATHAQVFWRIIMPLVTPILAVVALLAFIASFGDYIISKIVLVSQDNWTLAVGMFQWVSNQLASNWGLFAAGAVLASIPVLALFLGLQRYIIGGLTAGSVKG; via the coding sequence ATGTCTGCAACCACCACCGTCGCCACCACGCCCAGCCGCGTCGGGGCCCGGCGTCGCCGCTGGCTGCTCGAGGTGGGCTGGAAGTACCTCGTCGCGCTCGTCATCCTCTTCTACGCGATGTTCCCGCTGCTCTACGTCGTCTCGGCCGCGCTCAACCCGCGCGGCAGCCTCGCCGCGAGCAACCAGCTGTTCGGGGTCTTCGATGTCGCGAACTTCGCTTCGCTCGGCGGCACGTCGTACTGGACCTGGTACGGCAACACGCTGATCGTGAGCGGCGCGTCCGCGGTGGGCGCCGTGCTGATGGGAGCCGCAGCGGCCTACGCGTTCTCGCGGTTCCGCTTCCGCGGTCGCCGCGCGGGCCTGACGTCGCTCCTCATCATCCAGATGTTCCCGCAGGCGCTCGCGTTCGTCGCGATCTTCCTGATGCTGCTCGCTCTCGGCGAGGTGTTCCCCGCCCTCGGCCTGAACTCGAAGATCGCCCTCATCTGCGTCTACCTCGGCGGTGCGCTGGGTGTGAACACGTTCCTCATGTACGGCTTCTTCAACACGATCCCGATGGAGCTCGACGAGTCGGCGAAGATCGACGGCGCGACGCACGCCCAGGTGTTCTGGCGGATCATCATGCCGCTCGTGACCCCGATCCTCGCGGTCGTGGCGCTGCTGGCGTTCATCGCGTCGTTCGGCGACTACATCATCTCGAAGATCGTGCTGGTGTCGCAGGACAACTGGACGCTCGCCGTCGGGATGTTCCAGTGGGTCTCGAACCAGCTCGCCAGCAACTGGGGCCTGTTCGCAGCCGGCGCCGTGCTCGCGTCGATTCCCGTGCTGGCGCTGTTCCTCGGCCTGCAGCGGTACATCATCGGCGGACTCACGGCCGGCTCCGTGAAGGGCTGA
- a CDS encoding glycosyl hydrolase 53 family protein, translated as MHRTIPRLTAAVTAAVLSLGALALPATAADDPAGPVPSTITVPRVENLPADFIGGVDVSSMLSLEDSDVVFRDADGEPGDLFAILRDAGVSDIRIRVWNDPFDADGNGYGGGDVDVARAIEIGERATAAGLGVLVDFHYSDFWADPAKQQAPKAWAGMTVDEKAAATGTFTRDALTRFRDAGVDVRMVQVGNETNGGIAGVSGWNDMARIFSAGSAAIRDVMPEALVVLHFTNPERPGFYAGVARELEVRDVDYDVFASSYYPFWHGTPENLTAVLSQIAETYDKKVLVAETSWAYTLDDGDGHPNVVKTPEDATRYPVSVQGQATAVRDVVQAVANVGDAGLGVFYWEPAWLPVGPPEELESNRVLWERDGSGWASSYAGGYEPHDAGQWFGGSAWDNQALFDHDGNPLASLNVFSYVRTGAIAPRTVSDVQRVALTVADGDPVTLPDTVTVSYTDGTSEQQNVVWTPGTDAVDGVGVYTFSGITSAGHATTATVSVMARNLILNGGFEDPDVSMWRSEGRGLTVRATDDPRSGTYSAHFWADAAYSFTLEQEVVVPEAGWYTASAAAQGGAAGTDGRLRLSLADARTAARATATEADFALTGWRVWSTPTTEAVFASAGGTLTVRITGDLPAGAWGTLDDVSLVRAAPAADFSALTAATVRAGSLDRSLYTATSLASVDAALESALSILAAPSTSQTDADAATTTLRAAIDALVTVAPAPVASAPVMPAPAASPASADAGPLAATGGALPLAALAIATLLLLVGVPLAARRRREG; from the coding sequence ATGCACCGAACCATCCCACGGCTGACCGCGGCCGTCACGGCGGCGGTCCTGTCGCTCGGGGCGCTCGCGCTCCCCGCGACGGCGGCCGACGACCCGGCCGGCCCGGTCCCCAGCACGATCACCGTGCCGCGGGTCGAGAACCTGCCGGCCGACTTCATCGGAGGCGTCGACGTGTCGTCGATGCTGTCGCTCGAAGATTCCGACGTCGTCTTCCGCGACGCCGACGGCGAACCCGGCGACCTGTTCGCGATCCTGCGGGATGCCGGGGTCAGCGACATCCGCATCCGCGTCTGGAACGACCCCTTCGACGCCGACGGCAACGGTTACGGCGGCGGCGACGTCGATGTCGCCCGGGCGATCGAGATCGGAGAGCGGGCGACGGCCGCGGGGCTGGGCGTCCTGGTCGACTTCCACTACTCCGACTTCTGGGCCGACCCCGCCAAGCAGCAGGCGCCGAAGGCGTGGGCGGGGATGACCGTCGACGAGAAGGCCGCCGCGACCGGCACGTTCACGCGCGACGCGCTCACACGATTCCGCGACGCCGGCGTCGACGTGCGGATGGTGCAGGTCGGGAACGAGACCAACGGCGGCATCGCCGGCGTCTCCGGGTGGAACGACATGGCGCGGATCTTCAGCGCCGGGTCGGCCGCGATCCGCGACGTCATGCCGGAGGCGCTCGTCGTGCTGCACTTCACCAACCCCGAACGCCCCGGTTTCTACGCGGGCGTCGCCCGCGAGCTCGAGGTGCGGGATGTCGACTACGACGTGTTCGCGTCGTCGTACTACCCCTTCTGGCACGGCACGCCCGAGAACCTGACCGCGGTGCTGTCGCAGATCGCCGAGACGTACGACAAGAAGGTGCTCGTGGCCGAGACGTCGTGGGCGTACACGCTCGATGACGGCGACGGGCACCCGAACGTCGTGAAGACGCCCGAGGACGCGACGCGCTACCCCGTGAGCGTGCAGGGCCAGGCCACCGCCGTCCGCGACGTCGTCCAGGCCGTGGCGAATGTGGGCGACGCGGGCCTGGGCGTCTTCTACTGGGAGCCGGCGTGGCTTCCGGTGGGTCCGCCCGAGGAGCTCGAGTCCAACCGCGTGCTCTGGGAGCGCGACGGGTCGGGCTGGGCGTCGAGCTACGCCGGCGGCTACGAGCCGCACGATGCGGGCCAGTGGTTCGGCGGATCCGCGTGGGACAACCAGGCCCTGTTCGACCACGACGGCAACCCGCTCGCGTCGCTGAACGTGTTCTCGTACGTGCGCACCGGCGCGATCGCCCCTCGGACGGTCAGCGACGTGCAGCGTGTAGCCCTCACCGTCGCGGACGGCGACCCGGTCACCCTTCCTGACACCGTCACCGTGTCGTACACCGACGGGACCAGTGAGCAGCAGAACGTCGTCTGGACCCCCGGAACGGATGCCGTCGACGGCGTCGGCGTCTACACGTTCTCGGGCATCACGTCCGCAGGCCACGCCACGACCGCGACGGTCTCGGTCATGGCCCGCAACCTGATTCTGAACGGCGGCTTCGAAGACCCCGATGTCTCGATGTGGCGCTCGGAGGGACGCGGTCTCACGGTGCGCGCGACGGACGACCCGCGCTCGGGCACATATTCGGCGCACTTCTGGGCCGACGCCGCGTATTCGTTCACCCTCGAGCAGGAGGTCGTCGTTCCCGAGGCGGGGTGGTACACCGCATCCGCCGCGGCGCAGGGCGGGGCAGCCGGCACCGACGGGCGCCTGCGGCTGAGCCTCGCTGACGCCCGCACCGCCGCTCGCGCGACGGCGACAGAGGCCGACTTCGCTCTCACCGGCTGGCGCGTGTGGTCCACCCCGACCACCGAGGCCGTGTTCGCATCCGCGGGCGGCACCCTCACCGTCCGGATCACGGGCGATCTGCCTGCTGGGGCCTGGGGAACGCTCGATGACGTCTCGCTCGTCCGGGCCGCACCGGCGGCGGACTTCTCGGCCCTGACGGCAGCGACCGTCCGCGCTGGATCGCTCGACCGATCGCTCTACACGGCGACATCCCTGGCATCGGTCGACGCCGCGCTGGAGTCCGCGCTTTCGATCCTGGCGGCACCGTCGACGTCGCAGACGGACGCCGACGCGGCGACGACGACGCTTCGAGCAGCGATCGATGCGCTCGTCACCGTGGCGCCCGCTCCCGTGGCATCCGCACCAGTGATGCCCGCACCGGCAGCCTCCCCCGCATCCGCGGATGCCGGCCCGCTCGCCGCGACCGGCGGCGCACTCCCTCTCGCGGCGCTCGCCATCGCCACGCTGCTGCTGCTCGTCGGCGTCCCTCTCGCCGCCCGCCGCCGGCGCGAAGGCTGA
- the rsmI gene encoding 16S rRNA (cytidine(1402)-2'-O)-methyltransferase, with protein sequence MIILAATPIGNLGDATTRLVTALERATTIAAEDTRTTQRLLQALGVTNRPRLIALHDHNEKQRAAELVERARTEDVLVLSDAGMPTVSDPGFGLVAAAAAAGVTVTVLPGPSAVLAALAVSGLPTDRFAFEGFPPRKPGERRRLFDQLAGEQRTLVFFEAPSRIAEVLRAMADAFGGERRAAVCRELTKLHEEVARGTLDELAAWAAEGVRGEIVIVIEGAGVREIDPADALAQVQRLVADGIRLKDAAAEVAGATGLSSRDLYQAALAARTRP encoded by the coding sequence GTGATCATCCTCGCCGCGACGCCCATCGGCAACCTCGGCGACGCCACGACGCGGCTGGTCACGGCCCTCGAGCGGGCGACGACGATCGCCGCCGAGGACACCCGCACCACGCAGCGGCTGCTTCAAGCGCTCGGCGTCACGAATCGCCCGCGCCTGATCGCGCTGCACGATCACAACGAGAAGCAGCGGGCCGCCGAGCTTGTCGAGCGTGCGCGCACCGAGGACGTCCTCGTCCTCAGTGACGCCGGGATGCCGACGGTCAGCGACCCCGGGTTCGGACTCGTGGCGGCGGCCGCCGCAGCCGGAGTGACCGTGACCGTCCTCCCCGGACCGAGCGCGGTGCTCGCCGCGCTCGCCGTCTCGGGGCTTCCGACCGATCGGTTCGCGTTCGAGGGGTTCCCGCCGCGCAAGCCGGGGGAGCGGCGCCGGCTGTTCGATCAATTGGCGGGCGAGCAGCGCACGCTCGTCTTCTTCGAAGCGCCGTCGCGGATCGCCGAGGTGCTCCGTGCGATGGCCGACGCGTTCGGAGGGGAACGGCGGGCGGCTGTCTGCCGCGAGCTCACGAAGCTGCACGAAGAGGTCGCCCGGGGAACCCTCGACGAGCTCGCCGCGTGGGCGGCCGAGGGCGTCCGCGGTGAGATCGTGATCGTGATCGAGGGCGCCGGGGTGCGCGAGATCGATCCCGCCGATGCGCTCGCTCAGGTGCAGCGGCTCGTGGCCGACGGCATCCGGCTCAAAGACGCGGCCGCCGAGGTGGCCGGCGCGACCGGTCTGTCGTCACGCGATCTGTACCAGGCTGCGCTCGCGGCGCGCACGCGCCCCTGA
- a CDS encoding dolichyl-phosphate-mannose--protein mannosyltransferase, with the protein MTTTAEPLLPETRRPTLLDRWHERFFGDPLFARRAAWIAPLVITLIAAVLRMWNLGHPHAVVFDETYYVKDAWSQWVLGYAATWPDGADERFLAGETDIFTTTGSFVVHPPLGKYLIGLPMALFGADSTFAWRLGTALAGTACVLVLYLLARSLTGSIVFASLASGLLAIDGLGIVMSRVALLDIFLTLFTLLAFWFVVLDRNRSRVVLAERIAARWDDIGAPAWGPVLWNRPWVIAAGAAAGAATAVKWSGVWVLAAIGIYLVVSDALARRSAGILYWPADATARQGAVSFVLLVPVALAVYLASWTGWFVTDGGYDRHAADANPATGFWSWVPLPLQSLWRYHESMYGSTAAMSTPHAYASPAAQWPLLLRPTSMYAGSTPGGTGSCTDANGCWEILYSMPNPIIWWAGVASVLYLVYLFFRTRDGAYGIVLTGVIATYSPWLLFPERTIFQFYTVLIQPFLLLALVFVIRSAVRSARRDRGTTRGVERIVLVFLGVVLVLAAFWFPLWSAISVPYEFYRLHNWLPGWV; encoded by the coding sequence GTGACGACGACCGCTGAGCCGCTGCTCCCCGAGACTCGTCGGCCGACCCTTCTCGACCGGTGGCACGAGCGCTTCTTCGGCGACCCGCTCTTCGCCCGACGGGCGGCCTGGATCGCCCCCCTCGTCATCACGCTGATCGCCGCCGTCCTGCGGATGTGGAACCTCGGGCACCCCCACGCCGTGGTCTTCGACGAGACCTACTACGTCAAGGACGCCTGGAGCCAATGGGTGCTCGGCTACGCCGCGACCTGGCCCGACGGCGCCGACGAACGCTTCCTCGCCGGCGAGACCGACATCTTCACCACGACGGGCAGCTTCGTCGTGCATCCTCCGCTCGGCAAGTACCTCATCGGGCTTCCCATGGCGCTGTTCGGCGCCGACTCGACTTTCGCCTGGCGTCTCGGCACGGCGCTCGCGGGCACGGCGTGCGTGCTCGTGCTGTACCTCCTCGCGCGCAGCCTCACCGGCTCGATCGTCTTCGCCTCGCTCGCGTCCGGTCTGCTCGCGATCGACGGCCTCGGCATCGTGATGAGTCGCGTCGCCCTGCTCGACATCTTCCTGACGCTGTTCACGCTGCTGGCGTTCTGGTTCGTCGTGCTGGATCGCAACCGCTCCCGGGTCGTGCTCGCCGAGCGCATCGCGGCGCGGTGGGACGACATCGGCGCACCCGCCTGGGGTCCGGTGCTCTGGAACCGTCCGTGGGTGATCGCCGCGGGCGCGGCCGCCGGCGCTGCGACCGCGGTGAAGTGGTCGGGGGTGTGGGTGCTGGCGGCGATCGGCATCTACCTGGTGGTGAGCGATGCCCTGGCGCGCCGCAGCGCCGGCATCCTGTACTGGCCGGCCGACGCGACCGCCCGTCAGGGAGCGGTGTCGTTCGTGCTGCTCGTTCCGGTGGCGCTCGCGGTCTACCTCGCGTCGTGGACCGGCTGGTTCGTCACCGACGGCGGGTACGACCGGCATGCGGCGGACGCGAACCCGGCGACCGGCTTCTGGTCATGGGTGCCGCTGCCGCTGCAGAGCCTCTGGCGCTATCACGAGTCGATGTACGGCTCGACGGCCGCGATGTCGACTCCTCACGCCTACGCGAGCCCCGCAGCGCAATGGCCGCTGCTGCTCCGACCGACGTCGATGTACGCGGGCAGCACTCCCGGCGGCACGGGATCGTGCACCGATGCGAACGGCTGCTGGGAGATCCTCTACAGCATGCCGAACCCGATCATCTGGTGGGCGGGCGTGGCGAGCGTGCTGTACCTCGTCTACCTGTTCTTCCGCACCCGCGACGGCGCCTACGGCATCGTGCTGACCGGTGTGATCGCGACGTACTCGCCGTGGCTGCTCTTTCCCGAGCGCACGATCTTCCAGTTCTACACCGTGCTCATCCAGCCGTTCCTGCTGCTCGCGCTCGTGTTCGTCATCCGATCCGCTGTGCGCTCGGCGCGGCGCGACCGGGGAACCACGCGCGGCGTCGAGCGCATCGTGCTGGTGTTCCTCGGGGTCGTCCTGGTCCTCGCTGCGTTCTGGTTCCCGTTGTGGTCGGCGATCTCGGTTCCCTACGAGTTCTATCGGCTGCACAACTGGCTCCCCGGCTGGGTCTGA
- a CDS encoding FHA domain-containing protein, translating into MFRYPTPDDAHGAGFAMVTDRFALLLGPGAGEALAAAVWEAMTARDAAFEDVLSVIAAVGIGSLPDLALVELVDAGSSAVSVAVRGGATIDLHGPQRSSYAGTGVGTWVEGSAQHVAGISLGLGAAPGPSVLPIGRGVVRTDALEWGAAAPAAVASPAVEVATVASPAIEAPEDAAPLETVAVDRRTLTPSFGPRRSSQPVAGPAASPAPVPAPVPTPPQPEMDDSTVLGSRRGAAPVAEAPASRRYVLRLEPGGEYPLDHPIVLGRAPRAAQHPGARIIAVPSPRKEVSGTHVEVRLEDDVLVVRDLGSTNGTIVRDASGDVGLLRSGATSRVSPGAVLDLGDGVLASFESPS; encoded by the coding sequence GTGTTCCGCTACCCGACGCCCGACGACGCCCATGGTGCGGGCTTCGCGATGGTCACCGACCGGTTCGCCCTGCTTCTCGGCCCGGGCGCCGGTGAAGCGCTCGCCGCCGCCGTGTGGGAGGCGATGACGGCGCGGGATGCCGCGTTCGAAGACGTGCTCTCCGTGATCGCGGCGGTCGGCATCGGGTCGCTCCCCGACCTCGCTCTGGTCGAGCTCGTCGATGCTGGATCGAGTGCGGTCTCCGTCGCCGTCCGAGGCGGCGCCACGATCGATCTGCACGGCCCGCAGCGCAGCAGCTACGCGGGCACCGGGGTCGGCACGTGGGTCGAGGGGTCCGCTCAGCACGTCGCCGGCATCTCGCTCGGCCTCGGCGCCGCACCCGGTCCCTCGGTGCTCCCGATCGGCCGGGGCGTCGTGCGCACGGACGCCCTGGAGTGGGGCGCGGCAGCCCCCGCCGCGGTCGCCTCGCCCGCCGTCGAGGTGGCGACGGTGGCCTCCCCCGCCATCGAGGCGCCGGAGGACGCCGCCCCTCTCGAGACGGTCGCCGTGGACCGGCGGACGCTGACACCGTCCTTCGGCCCGCGCCGCAGTTCCCAGCCCGTGGCAGGCCCGGCGGCATCGCCGGCGCCTGTGCCTGCGCCCGTGCCGACGCCCCCGCAACCCGAGATGGACGACAGCACCGTCCTCGGGTCGCGTCGCGGGGCCGCCCCGGTCGCCGAGGCGCCCGCGTCGCGCCGATACGTCCTCCGCCTCGAGCCGGGCGGGGAGTATCCGCTCGATCACCCCATCGTGCTCGGGCGGGCGCCGCGGGCCGCGCAGCATCCCGGAGCGCGGATCATCGCGGTGCCCTCGCCGCGCAAGGAGGTCTCCGGCACGCATGTGGAGGTCAGGCTCGAGGACGACGTGCTCGTCGTCCGCGACCTCGGCTCGACGAACGGCACCATCGTGCGCGATGCATCCGGAGACGTAGGACTGCTGCGCAGCGGCGCCACCTCGCGTGTCTCGCCGGGTGCCGTGCTCGATCTGGGCGACGGCGTACTCGCGTCATTCGAGTCGCCTTCGTGA
- a CDS encoding serine/threonine-protein kinase — protein MASRLPSAPPGLAGFTYVRPLGTGGFADVFLFEQNLPRRPVAVKVLLEDIVDESLLRMFNAEADVMARLSSHPSILTIYEASISSDGRPYIVMEYCPTSLTNRYRREVIPVAEVLQLGVKIGSALETAHRSGLLHRDIKPSNILITTFGTPVLSDFGIAAAISGRSDGDEVFAMSVPWSAPEIIDERVSGSVAAEVWGLGATLYSLLAGRSPFERAGSGQNSRDQLKSRIRKASYTPIGRADVPDRLEQVLARAMSRDPGARHATAAELAHDLQLVQHELGLPHTPMEVAVDEWAAAGASVDFADDRARGPVRPSVAYESRRPARAARVVDRRPDEGTILAGAEPTRRLGTAARVALIAGGGLLVAGAGAVTTLLIVGGGF, from the coding sequence GTGGCGTCGAGACTGCCCTCCGCGCCGCCCGGTCTTGCGGGATTCACCTACGTCCGTCCGCTGGGTACCGGCGGCTTCGCCGACGTCTTCCTCTTCGAGCAGAACCTCCCCCGTCGCCCCGTCGCCGTGAAGGTGCTGCTGGAGGACATCGTCGACGAGAGCCTGCTGCGGATGTTCAACGCCGAGGCGGATGTCATGGCGCGCCTCAGCTCGCACCCCTCCATCCTGACGATCTACGAAGCGTCGATCTCCTCTGACGGGCGGCCTTACATCGTGATGGAGTACTGCCCCACGTCCCTCACCAACCGGTACCGCCGCGAAGTGATCCCGGTGGCAGAGGTGCTGCAGCTCGGCGTCAAGATCGGATCGGCGCTCGAGACGGCCCACCGATCCGGGCTGCTCCACCGGGACATCAAGCCCTCCAACATCCTCATCACGACCTTCGGCACCCCGGTGCTCTCGGACTTCGGCATCGCCGCGGCCATCTCGGGTCGCTCGGACGGCGACGAGGTGTTCGCGATGTCGGTGCCCTGGAGCGCGCCGGAGATCATCGACGAGCGCGTTTCCGGCTCGGTCGCGGCCGAGGTGTGGGGGCTCGGCGCGACGCTGTACTCGCTCCTGGCCGGTCGCAGCCCGTTCGAGCGCGCCGGCAGCGGTCAGAACAGCCGCGACCAGCTGAAATCGCGCATCCGGAAAGCGTCGTACACGCCCATCGGTCGCGCCGACGTGCCCGATCGCCTCGAGCAGGTGCTCGCGCGGGCGATGAGCCGGGACCCGGGTGCACGGCATGCGACGGCCGCCGAGCTCGCCCATGACCTGCAGCTCGTCCAGCACGAGCTCGGGCTCCCGCACACCCCGATGGAAGTCGCCGTCGACGAGTGGGCAGCGGCGGGCGCCAGCGTCGATTTCGCCGACGACCGCGCGCGCGGGCCGGTGCGGCCATCGGTGGCATACGAGTCGCGTCGACCGGCGCGAGCCGCCCGCGTCGTCGATCGCCGTCCCGACGAAGGCACGATCCTCGCGGGAGCCGAGCCGACGCGCCGTCTCGGAACCGCTGCACGGGTCGCTCTGATCGCCGGCGGCGGCCTGCTGGTCGCCGGCGCAGGCGCCGTGACGACACTCCTCATCGTCGGCGGAGGGTTCTGA